The Athene noctua chromosome 33, bAthNoc1.hap1.1, whole genome shotgun sequence genome contains a region encoding:
- the LOC141972513 gene encoding SUN domain-containing protein 5-like produces the protein MPRRAPLRRCRGAPRGSLGSEGSAAEPQPVESSGSLCVEMEVAVRFLPAASGSNSCGKAAAETAGTVSSLPCHPRLASLGRILLGMCIFAMQRVASHKKRFLQVIVLLAVALAGGYCWTSLPAWSTCTEGLVEELRRVCAAPLETLRNWQTLLAEQTQNKERLREQVAQLKAKFSSAEEVQESSQAAPAKVSAATYDWALKSSGASIDMRRTSEAFSCTHWRCSVVEWFSQSTPDAVLEPDMSPGNCWPLPRHQGQVVIRLPARVHLTAVSVQHIYKDVSPSGTVVSAPRDVAVFGLDADGEEEALLLTFTYDVTKEAIQTFPLKTAPFPRAFSYVKFLVKSNWGNPEYTCVYRVQVHGLRAGAGTS, from the exons ATGCCGAGAAGGGCACCCCTGAGGAGATGCCGAGGGGCCCccaggggctccctggggagcgaGGGCAGCGCGGCTGAGCCCCAGCCCGTGGAGAGCAGTGG GAGCCTCTGCGTGGAGATGGAGGTGGCAGTGCGCTTTTTGCCTGCAGCCTCTGGCTCCAACAGCTGTGGCAAGGCGGCAGCAGAAACTGCAG GGACGGTTTCCAGCCTTCCGTGCCATCCACGCCTCGCCTCCCTGGGGAGAATTCTGCTGGGCATGTGCATCTTCGCCAT gcaacGGGTGGCCTCGCATAAGAAGAGGTTTCTACAAGTCATCGTGCTGCTCGCGGTGGCTCTTG CTGGTGGTTACTGCTGGACCTCGCTGCCAGCGTGGAGCACGTGCACCGAGGGACTAGTGGAG gagCTGAGACGTGTGTGTGCGGCACCCCTGGAGACCCTGCG GAACTGGCAAACTTTGTTGGCAGAGCAAACCCAAAACAAGGAGCGTCTGCGGGAGCAGGTGGCTCAGCTGAAGGCGAAGTTCAGCAGCGCAGAG GAAGTTCAGGagagcagccaggcagcgcctgCCAAAGTCTCTGCCGCGACGTATGACTGGGCCCTGAAAAGCTCTG GTGCCTCCATTGACATGCGGAGAACTTCGGAGGCCTTCAGCTGCACACACTGGCGCTGCAGCGTTGTGGAGTGGTTCTCTCAGTCCACACCTGATGCTGTTTTGGAG CCGGATATGTCCCCAGGGAACTGCTGGCCTCTGCCGAGGCACCAGGGCCAGGTGGTCATCAGGCTGCCAGCACGAGTCCATCTGACCGCCGTCAGCGTGCAGCACATCTACAAAGATGTGTCTCCGTCCGGGACCGTCGTCAGCGCCCCCAGAGACGTCGctgtcttc GGACTGGACgcggatggagaggaggaagcgcTGCTCCTGACGTTCACCTACGACGTGACCAAAGAGGCCATTCAGACCTTCCCTCTGAAG ACCGCGCcgtttcccagagccttttcgTATGTCAAGTTCCTTGTGAAGAGCAACTGGGGCAACCCCGAGTACACCTGCGTTTACCGAGTGCAGGTGCACGGGCTGAGGGCGGGCGCAGGAAccagctga